GCAAAATGTTTAACCATGGACCATCAGCTAGGCACACTGCTTTGAAAAAAGCAGATTATCCCACGAGTCACTATGGCCGTGAGGTTTGGCTTTTCGGAGCGTTGAGCTATTGAGTTCATCATGAGCTGCTGCCCCTGACCATGTGTTgcttaagtgttttgagtcttcgATCTTCTGAGTTATGGGACCTACATCTCAACATGATAAAGATCTATAGGACATGAAAATCATTAACCAATCATATGATAAGTGTGCAACTGGATGGAATTTTACAGGTAATGATTCAAAAGAATACTTTACACTTTATGTAACCAGTTCCGTAGGTTGTGTAGTAAGTATCACAACATTTTAGGAATCAACTGTAGTTACCCAAAGGGTTGTTCAACACTCAGCAGTATTAAACCTCGTAGACTGCGCAGCATGTCGGCAGTGGGTAAAGTTTTCCATGAACACTAAGATTGCTAACTACTCACATAAAAAATGTGTAGTTGTCTAAATCTTCATGGGCAGAGGTCTTGCACTTATCATCTCTTTTGGTATAGACTTTGGTTACCACAAAATTAAATCCTTCAGTTGGCTAAGACTTGAAAAAGACTATTGTGGCTAATATCAGGATGACTAGCGCATGGACATTAATTTACCATCTCCCAACGGGTGAGCATTGTATACCCTTTAACAGGGTGTTAGGGGATTGGTTTAGCCTCGCCCAATCAGAGAGCATacctagatgggtgtcggggaattagtttaccctctcacactggaaAACATACCTAGTTGTGTCTcaaaaattagtttaccctctcaaaTTGGAGAGCATGGAAGCTGTTGTGAGCATGCAGTCAAGACAGGCTTATGAACGACTTCTTATATCTTCGTCGAAAATAGGAAAAGTGTATCAAACTCTGCTAGAAGGTAGAAACTGCAAGAAATCTTAAATAATCCTTGCGAGGTTTTGTCCGTTGATCTATTTGAGTCTTCGAGCTTTAATATGGCTGGATAGGGTTTAGGTAGTGATGATGGAATGTAAGATTCGTCGTTTTGGAGCTTTCCTTGCCAGCAGGGGTGCAGACTTTTCTTAAGGACTAAGCCTCCAAACTGGAATTGCCATATTTTGGCCgttttgttgtagctggagatgATATGCTGCTAGTAGGCTGCAACACAAGTGATAATCTTCTTGCGTTCTTCCTCTGCCAAGTCTAGgtttgtggccatctcctttCTGTTTTGCTCAAGGCTTGGGAGAGTCTTTAtagtaaacaaaaaatatgcacataatcaaattatcacataaaatCATAACAACTTTCAAATTTAGGGATTCTACTATAAGAACTCTCTCATTGGAGATAATATTCCTTATGGGACACAAATATCCTCTTTAAGTCTTTAGATAAGTACTCAAAGGTGGTGTTGGGAGTCCTTAAATAGGGACTCCAATTAGAGATGCCCTTAAGACTAAAAGGGAATCTTTGTGTACCTAAAGGATTATTGCCTCCAATGGGAGAGTCCTTATAGTAAAATCtctaaatttgaagtttttatgattttatgtgataatttgattaggtgcacattttttgtttatgttaaccttttttttaaataattaaaagcattaATAGCATAAAGGCTTCAATCAACAGTGGGGCCCCGTCTTTCACTCAAGATTATGTCTTTATACAGTACCTATATGTGGGTACATACGCTATATATCTGGTGTATCCCTATACTTTAGGGATTCACTTTCAAATTTGTTGGAGATTCGTTTTATTCCTATTTTATACGGTGGTTGTCCCTATTTAGGGACTTCACTGGAGCTGCTCTTAGATTCTAAAGGTACCAAGAAACAAGATGTACCAGAAATCCAATGTACCAtaaccataaaaccaaatggaCTCATATTATAGGCAATCAAACGTACCAATATAATCAAACGATCATACAATCAAACGTATCTCTTATAAAACTAtaggaaaatgtttaatcaaattctttaaaaaaaacatatgtttAATCAACGTAATTGAAAAACAAGGCGCTTATATTAAAATGCCCCTTTCTTTTTTAgaattattattcttttattataaatcatccaagaaacaaaaattcatttaaatcataataaattataaattaattaatttttaataatagaTAAACTAAAACGAGCCATGTACCACACAAGTTAGCGTGGGACAAGGACACAAGAGGCTAGTGTTTAtaataagagtaatgttaggaagattaaCTATCTAGACAAGGACACAAGTGGCTAGTGTTTATAATAaaagtaatgttaggaagattaaCTAATTAGACCAAGTTTTCTAAATTATATGATGTgtttgattaacgtgtttattttctattagtgacacatatcataatttgcaaatttaatttaaaaagttgattACCTAGCATTATCTTTGTTTAAAGTGCTTCTAATTAAAAcgcttattattattatttttgaacaaacgatattatctacactgaaGGGAGAGGGGTTGACTTAGCTTCATAATGAGCTagaaataatgtggttcaaattcacctttgttAAAAATCTAACCTAAGACCGCTCACTaacaagtgaaaataaatatcactaaaccgtagtaaTAAGTCATAATTAAAACGCTTATTAACAAAAGTTTTTTACAGAAACAATCGCAAACGGCTTTTCCCAGTTCAGGGTCTGGTAAGGCCCACGACAATCAGCCCAGTCCACGTAGACTCACTACGGCAACAACCATTTTTCCCACTTCAAAATCCAACCAACGACAATCCGTTCCTTTCCTTTCCCAGTTTGGCAACCAATCAAACTCCCTCATTTCTCCCTCgattctcactctctctcttttttctattttttggctttcttatttatttaaaaaattaaataaaaatgcgAAAgaaatcatcatcttcttcgtcCTCATCACTGCCGTCGCAATCGTTGTGGCGGAGATGGTGGAGATATCTTCACCCGCGGTATCACCTGAAGAGGTCGCAGCTGTTGCCACTCATCGTCCTCTCCTTCGTCGCCCTAACATGGCTGCTCTCTGCCCTCCAATCGCTCACCGGAGACCACCAGGTTCTTTTTTCATTTACTAactgtttaatttattttcggAATCATTTTATTTACTAGAATGCATGCAGCAATATGCATACATTTGAATCGAATTAACGAgtaattttgtgaaaaatggaAAATGTGTGATTTCTTGGGTTTTTATTTCGATAGGTAGCGGTGTCGAGGTTGAATAAGGATCTCAAAACTTTAAAGAATCAGGTAAAGAGCAGTTGTAATATCTTCTAGAAGTTAAAGAGTGTCGTAGAATTGATTTGAATTCGGCATTGTGATTTTTGAGGGTCGtaatttggttgaaaattgaaaatcgcAGCTAGAGAGTGTGAAGAAGCATTTAAGAGGTTGGAGCATTGTTGAGGAAGATGATGATCCCCTCAATTTCGAACGGAGAAAGGCAGTTAAAGATGCTATGATTCATGCCTGGACTTATTACGAGATGTATGCATGGGGTCATGATGAACTCAAGGTATGCTTATTAGTAATGCTTCATGTACCACATTTACTAGCGTATTCTGCGGGTCCCTTGTGCTTTGCTTATTAGTGGATTGGAATACTGCAACTCTAACAACTTAGCACTCATTCTAAACAGCCACAGACAAGAAATTCCGTTGATAGTTTTGGCGGCCTTGGTGCAACTCTAGTGGATTCTCTTGATACATTGTATATAATGGGTCTTGACCAGCAATTCCAAAGAGCTAGAGAGTGAGTTTCTAAcggtttttactttttttttgccATAGATTGTAGTTTCTCCATATGCATGCCTGACATGTAACATAAATATGTAACTGTAAAAATACACGTTTAGATTGTGAAAATgcaattgtaatttcaaatggtTTTCTTGACTGGTTACTTTTTTCTCAACTAGTCTTAGCTGTAATATTGTATCAGTTATTTTGGTTAAGGCTCTACTTTATGGATTAGGTTTGTTTTGAGATGACTAATACTGTTGATCTTAAATAATTGCAGGTGGGTCGCAAACTCATTGAATTTCAACAAGAATTATGAGGCTAGTGTTTTTGAGACAACCATAAGGTTGCATTAGAAGGTTTAATTGTGTTTTTCATAATTACTATCTTACTTATTTCTTTTCTCACAAATTCCCGAATATTTCAGTCCATTTCTCCTGGTCATCTCCAGTGACTGACTCTTATTGTGGCTACTTTTGTTGATTATAGAGTTATAGGCGGACTTCTTAGCGCGTATGATCTCTCTGATGACGACATTTTCCTTGAAAAGGCAAGAGATATTGCAGATAGGTTGCTTCCTGCATGGAATACACCTTCCGGAATCCCCTATAACATAATAAACTTGATGTATGGGGATGCCAAGAACCCTCGGTGGACAGGGGTGAGTTCCATGCTTCTTTTTGTTTGTGATGGGTGTTCTTACACTGTTCTTCCCTGGCCATCGTTGGCTTTGTTCTGCCCCTtgacatttttactttttaagtcaAACCATCAAGTTGTTCATATTTATTTATCTTAAAAGTGTAGTTTCGATTATTAACAACTGAGTAAATTTACAAGATTAAAGAATGCTCAAGTAATAGTTCAGCTTTGTATATTATGCTGCCTCTTCCCAGGCTAAATGGGGACTCTATTGTGAGTTTGAACTATGAATTGATTTGATAGAGGGTATCAACGATTGTGTGCTTTGCTAATTAGACTGCTTATAGTTGAGCTGTTTTCTCCTGTGATCTCTACTCCTTTTATCCTCTACTCCTTTTATCACGAATTGTTAGACAAGTTAGAACTGTTAAACTTCATAGCAATATCTTTCTGTCAATAAAAAAAGACTATTATTATAAGTTCTAATGTGAAAAACTATTCTTTATATGAAATCAGTCTAATGCTTCAtaatgaaaaacatgttttacacaTTGTTTGATATATCTGCTGTACATCTTCTTAGGGGTGAGGGTGTATATTTTTAAGTTGATCtgcatttcttcattacaaGGGCtagtaaaaagaaataaatgttTCAACCAGTGTTTCATGACTATATACGTGCTGTGTAAATTCCCTTAACTGTTCTAGCATGCTCTTTTTCTTATAGGACAGTAGAGAATTCTTTATGAGAAAAATTCCTGAACTTCTGTAATCTCTGAATTACTACATCTCCACTTGGCATTACGTAGATTGTGATGTCTGTGTTCAAGGGTTGCAACCAGTGTATGTTGCTATGTTGAAGTAGGCATCAAACTGGAATCGGTTAAGTATCTATTTACACCATCATACATTATCTTTCTTTGAATTTATATACTTCTTGCTAGGGAAAAAGTATTCTGGCAGATGCTGGTTCAGAGCAGCTTGAATTTATTGCTCTATCTCAAAGGACGAAAGATCCCAAGTACCAGCAGAAGGTGCTCTTTAATGTTTTAACAATGTAGCTCAGAAATTAGTTATATATGTGCCTATCTGATGAAAAGAATTATCAGTACCATGGCATCATTGTTAATATTCCCATCTCAGTTTAATTTCTTTTGACTGCACAGAAACTGTAAATGACTGAGACATAAATCTTTGCTTCCTTTTCTCTATGAATTGTTTGCATGCTGATATCAGGTGGAATATGTCATCAAAGAGCTTCATAAAATATTCCCCACTGATGGATTGCTTCCCATATATATCAATCCTCTCACTGGAGAAACTTCATACTCAAAAATTACATTTGGTGCCATGGGTGATAGGTATGAAACTTAAACATCACTGTAATCTGTATTTGGTTAGTGCCATGGATGATAGGTATGacttaaaattaatgttaaagGAAGGCAATCACAGTTATGTTTCTAGTTCAAGCTAGTGCTTAGTTCCCTGACCTGCAGTCCTGAAACTGTATGTTGtgaattaaatataataatttggACTGTTATTTGTATTCTACTTTATGACTTGAAATTGAATGATTATTGATAGAGGTTTCTATTAGCAACCTGAATACGAGCTATTGAAGGAAGTTTTGGGTTGCGAAGGAAAATCGttcattttgaacaattttacTTGCTAAAATATATGAAATCACAGTATGGATTTTGTCTGCTAAAAGCTTCATATTAGAACACCATGACGGTTTTGTCAGTTTCAGATGTCATGATCTTTTAGAATTTTTTCGTGTTTCTTGTTTACAAATTGTTAGTAGATTAGAAATTTAAAATCCAattctttaaataaataatattggcCTTGTATATCTGATCTTCTTCTACGTTTATTATTTTTGGataagaaacaaaaattatattGAAACTAGTGGAAATGTACAACGTATTGAAAGGAAACCCAATAGCCCATTATTTATCtgattaattgaaaaaatatatttacccGGAAACTTTAGGAGGGTTGATGATGTTATATCCACATGTATGGCTGGCCAATTGATTTGCAGAATGTCTTTTTGGATGCAGTTTTTATGAATATTTACTTAAGGCTTGGATACAAGGGAACAAAACTGAAGCAGTAAAGAACTACAGGTGAGAAGCTGTAGAACATCAGTATGatgtaattttataaattatattgaCATAGTTCAGCACCCTGTTATCAACATTTCCCGTTAGTAATGGTGACGCATGTCACTCTTTTGCCTTTGCTCTTTCCTCATTTCTTATGATGATATGTTATGGCCTTTGTTAATGTAATCTAAGGCAGTTAGTTGAATATTTGTTGTGACAAAATCTTTGCCTATGAATACTGGAATTAGAGAAATGTGGGAGACGTCAATGAAAGGTCTGAAAAGCTTGATTCGGAGGACGACGCCATCCTCATTTGCATATATATGTGAGAAGACTGGAAACTCACTGTATGATAAGGTAGTGTGTTCATTATCAGATTATTGTTTCCCAAATacattgtgaaaaaaaattgaagggatGTGTCGCCTTTGTGTATGCAGATGGATGAGTTAGCTTGCTTTGCTCCTGGCATGTTAGCTTTAGGATCTTCTGGCTATGTCCCTGATGAAGCTGAAAAGTTTTTATCCCTTGCTGAAGAGGTACACACCAGAAAGTATTTGATGTCATGTTTAGCTAGAGCAGGCTTAGTGTAGCCTGTTATGCATGCAAGCTTCGAAGCacccaaggttctaaaaggtgCTAGGCGGGCAGAGGCCTAGCATCTATGCGGGGCCTAGAGCCTAGGCGTCTAGGCCCAggtggtttgttttttttttttttttacctttagcCAAATttattatacaatatataaataaatgtttacttatacataaacaaatatataattttatcggaattcataaattacaaaatagaatgacttACAGATTATAAAATACCAGAACATATTGAATacatggggaacaaacatataatgagtgttcatccaagtatccaaaaagtctcttacaatttgtagaaaaaataaaatgcaaaatggaagttatctattttctgtctaagtgagagttgcGACCTAAAGTAGTTTCGACGGGCTAGGCGAGTGCCTAGGCAGGTATAGGTgccctttcttattttttaaacgTCTAGGGATTAATCGTGGCTGTGGCTAACCACCTAGCGcgtaggcggggatttttagaacacgaGAAGCACCTGATTAATAGTCATCCTATCAccccaaaaactgaaaataaaaaccaaaaatatattgaattaaaaacTATAATGCAGTGTTCTAAAGACTGAAGCTCTTTCTTGTGCTCCACGGTTCTTATCGGTTAATAGAATAAGTTTTTGCCCTATCTTGCATAAACATTGTAAGAGGTATTGCTTATATTTGAGACTCGCACAAAGATTAAATTGAGTACTAAAGTTGAAATGTTTCTTTTAAAACAGTAATGGTTTGGGATCAGATGATAAGATACAAAACAAAACAGTAatttagtttaatattaagaAGTCCATGAAAGGCTGTGTACATAGCAGAATCAACCTGAAACTTTTTTCATGGATTAGGGAGGGATTTTTCTATAGAAGCCCAGAGATGGGGATAAAATGTTCTCTAGTAGTGGACTGGAGATTAGAAGATTGGCAGCATAAACAGGAGAGTAAGTGTGCATCATTATCATACCTTGGTAAACTCCACTCTTTATGTCTTGGAATTTGGATCATCAAGCATTACTGAAATTGGTCGTACTTTTGTCTGAGAGTTAGAATAAAAGATTCCATTTCGGAATGAAGTCAAACACTGAACACCGAAGTTACAGTATCTACTATCTATTAACCACCCAGACTAGACAACCTGCTTTCAGATTGTAAGCAAACAGAGTTTCGCAGCTTCTCAGCCTATACTTCAAGTTTGGATCATTAAATGTCAAACGATTATTTTATCACATATGAAATAGCTAATCTTGTGAATAACTAATTTTTTATGTAGCTTGCATGGACATGTTATAACTTCTACCAGAGAACTCGTACAAAATTGGCTGGAGAGAACTATTTCTTCCCTGCTGGACAGGTTTTATACTTCCATTCTTTTACTTTCCAGATGTCGTAGATAATTATAACTTGATGTCAGAAAATTTATGCAGGACATGACTGTTGGAACATCGTGGAGCATTTTGAGGCCAGAGACAATTGAGTCACTGTTTTACCTATGGCGTTTCACTGGGAACAAAACTTACCAAGAATGGGGTTGGAATATTTTCCAAGCATTTGAAAACAACTCTAGAGTAGATTCAGGATACAGTGGGCTGAAAGATGTAAGAACAtgttattaaatgtttttttacgttattttctctttgaattttGAGGTAGGTACAATAGCGCAAACACGCACACACTTGGAGTCATGGCTCACGTGATGAATCATTTTCATCATCTTGTGACAACATTATTTTCGTTTTGAAAACTTTATTCAGTTGCCTCCCACTGCATCCCCACTGTGCTCGTACAGAAACAAATTAAAGCTGAACCCTTTGCTACTCTTCACTCCCATGGCATTAAGTGTATATGTGTGCACTGTGGGTGCTATTTAGTCGACTCTGAGGTTAGGTGTAAAGTTTTGGGTTGCATGCTCGAATTTGAGATTGCAATTTCTCAGGCCGGTCAGTTTGAATGAGGTTTCCACACCTGACATGTCATCGTTTTTAGTATTTAAGCTTAGGCAGCAACTAGCTTCACCGTATCCCTATTGAGAGGTTATTGGAACCAGGGACATTCTTGGGGCAGGTCAGGTTATATAAAATTGTTAGGGGCCTCTTGA
This Pyrus communis chromosome 6, drPyrComm1.1, whole genome shotgun sequence DNA region includes the following protein-coding sequences:
- the LOC137737488 gene encoding mannosyl-oligosaccharide 1,2-alpha-mannosidase MNS1-like, which codes for MRKKSSSSSSSSLPSQSLWRRWWRYLHPRYHLKRSQLLPLIVLSFVALTWLLSALQSLTGDHQVAVSRLNKDLKTLKNQLESVKKHLRGWSIVEEDDDPLNFERRKAVKDAMIHAWTYYEMYAWGHDELKPQTRNSVDSFGGLGATLVDSLDTLYIMGLDQQFQRAREWVANSLNFNKNYEASVFETTIRVIGGLLSAYDLSDDDIFLEKARDIADRLLPAWNTPSGIPYNIINLMYGDAKNPRWTGGKSILADAGSEQLEFIALSQRTKDPKYQQKVEYVIKELHKIFPTDGLLPIYINPLTGETSYSKITFGAMGDSFYEYLLKAWIQGNKTEAVKNYREMWETSMKGLKSLIRRTTPSSFAYICEKTGNSLYDKMDELACFAPGMLALGSSGYVPDEAEKFLSLAEELAWTCYNFYQRTRTKLAGENYFFPAGQDMTVGTSWSILRPETIESLFYLWRFTGNKTYQEWGWNIFQAFENNSRVDSGYSGLKDVSTGEKDDMMQSFFLAETLKYLYLLFSPPSFISLDEWVFNTEAHPLRITDRHASGESDSTTEQDRLPETFQGRKGRSGST